The Dehalococcoidia bacterium region CGGCGCGCCGTGATGGCTGCGCTCGGCTCAAGAGGCCGGCTCCGGCTGCTGCTCGGGCAGTGCGACCGGCTGGCCGTCGAGCCAGACGCCGCCGCCGGCCCAGTGCTCTTTCTTCCAGATCGGCACCGTTTGTTTGATGCGATCTACCGCGGCGTGGCAGGCCTCCAACGCCTGCGCCCGGTGCGCCGAAGCCACGGCGACGAGCAGGCTCGTTTCGCCGATCTCCAGCCGCCCGGTGCGGTGGGCGATGGCGACATCGTCGATCGGGTACTGGCGCAGCAGCTCTTCGCCCACGGCGCGCAACTGCTTTTCAGCCAGCTCGGGATAGGCTTCGTACTCGAGGAAGAGCACGCCGCGCCCCTCGTTGTGGTTGCGCACCACACCGTAGAACAGCGCCACCGCGCCGCTGGCATCGCGGCG contains the following coding sequences:
- a CDS encoding molybdenum cofactor biosynthesis protein MoaE, whose protein sequence is MLVQLTQEPLEAEPLVRAVRRDASGAVALFYGVVRNHNEGRGVLFLEYEAYPELAEKQLRAVGEELLRQYPIDDVAIAHRTGRLEIGETSLLVAVASAHRAQALEACHAAVDRIKQTVPIWKKEHWAGGGVWLDGQPVALPEQQPEPAS